Proteins from a genomic interval of Danio rerio strain Tuebingen ecotype United States chromosome 4, GRCz12tu, whole genome shotgun sequence:
- the si:ch211-161m3.2 gene encoding uncharacterized protein si:ch211-161m3.2: MAFIKEESEDVEIEETLNVKQEETEEQIDLKVLKVESKVLDEVEEKSESEQTATINNFVCPQCGKSFAKKRNLKEHMNIHSGKKPFSCKQCGRRFAQRGNIKRHMMVHTGEKPYACKLCEKSFTTELNLKYHISSHTGEKPFICGDCGKTFRYKATFKKHMASHLKQSSFECHQCGRSFTDQESLGNHVKTHTGENPLMCGHCGKTFSNKTNLQVHTRVHTGEKPFSCPQCEKSFRFIGNLQTHLRVHSEEKPFTCPYCEKGFRFFGNLQSHVRIHTEDKPFMCLQCDKSYKNKRDLKWHQQSHSGETLPCPSV; encoded by the coding sequence ACCTGAAGGTGCTTAAAGTGGAGAGCAAAGTTCTTGATGAAGTGGAAGAGAAATCAGAGTCTGAACAGACAGCAACTATAAATAACTTCGTCTGCccacagtgtggaaagagtttcgcaAAGAAAAGAAACCTTAAGGAGCACATGAACATTCATAGTGGGAAGAAACCTTTCAGCTGCAAACAGTGCGGACGCAGGTTTGCTCAACGAGGAAACATCAAGAGGCACATGAtggttcacaccggagagaaaccgtacgcGTGCAAACTGTGTGAGAAGAGCTTCACAACTGAACTAAACCTGAAGTATCACATCAGCagtcacaccggagagaaaccgttcatATGTGGCGATTGTGGAAAGACCTTTAGATACAAAGCAACCTTTAAAAAACACATGGCGTCTCACTTAAAGCAGAGCAGTTTTGAGTGTCATCAGTGTGGACGCAGTTTCACAGACCAGGAAAGTCTTGGGAATCATGTCAaaactcacactggagaaaacCCATTGATGTGCGGTCACTGTGGAAAGACTTTCTCCAACAAAACAAACCTCCAGGTTCACACGAGAGTTCACACGGGGGAGAAGCCGTTCAGCTGCCCTCAGTGTGAAAAAAGCTTCAGATTCATTGGAAACCTTCAGACTCACCTGAGAGTTCACTCGGAAGAGAAACCTTTCACCTGCCCTTACTGTGAAAAAGGTTTCAGGTTTTTTGGAAACCTTCAGTCTCACGTTCGAATTCACACCGAAGACAAGCCTTTCATGTGTCTGCAGTGTGATAAGAGttacaagaataaaagagacttAAAGTGGCATCAGCAAAGTCATTCTGGAGAGACTTTGCCATGTCCCTCAGTGTAA